The Ailuropoda melanoleuca isolate Jingjing chromosome 4, ASM200744v2, whole genome shotgun sequence region ACAGAAATGCACAGCACTCATCGTGCTTGTGGCGAGACAGCAGCTTTCGGTCAGACACAGGGAAGGCTGCCTGCTGTTGCCAAGCGTGTCTGGAGAACACAGAAGGTCAAGAAACgaggaaggaggggcacctgggtggcacagcggttgagcgtctcccttcggctcagggcgtgatcccggcgttatgggatcaagccccacatcaggctcctccgctgggagcctgcttcttccttctcccactccccctgcttgtgttccctctctcgctggctgtctctatctctgtcgaataaataaataaaaaatctttaaaaaaaaaaaaaaaaaaagaaatgaggaaggagacGTGGGCATCTGTAACGGAGACAAAGCCGCCGTCGGCAGCAACAGGACTGACCgccaaaaaagggagaaaataaaccagaaacaCGCCACCAACGGAGAAACAGTCAAGACGCCTAAGACCACAATAGCGTGGCCCGACGCGAGAGCATCGTACGAGGTCAGGAACGTTTCCTTTTCCAGCAAAAGTCCGCATCCTAGAAAAAGGGATCCCACTGACAGCGGGAACAACGTCTGTCTCGTGTCCAGAAGTAAACTCTAGAAGACGTGCAGGGTTTTCGTGGAGAAAACCTTTAaactctgaagaaaacaaaaaggtctGAATGACTGGAAAACTGCCCCGGACTGATGGGTGGGAAGCCTCGATATTACGAAGACCGTGTCTCCCCATTTTCTCTGTAAGTGCGATTCCAGGCAAAATTCCCCTAGCATTCGCCACAACACTGGGCAAGCCGGCTTCAGAGTTCCCGCAGAAGAGCAAAAGGATGACACGGGACAAGGCAAGATAACTCCGAGAAGAAGTGGGCATGTGTGTACGCCCAGGAACGAAGCCCAGAACAGACCGAAGTGTTGGTAACCCAATTTCTGCGTCAGCAGCGGCCAGGACCTGAAGCAGCAATTGTGCACTGGGCCTGCCCTTGGGAAGGACTGTCTGCTCTCCCAGCAGGAGCTCGGGGCCTCGGGGGGCCTGGAGGATCCACTCTCCAGGGGAGCACTCACGTGGGCTCAGCAGGGCTGTGGACCCCAGGGCTTCCTCGCGACCTGGCGGCTGGCTTCCAAGTGCGGACGTCCCAAGAGAACGTGCAGAAGCTGTGTCTCCCTTGGAAGTCACGCCCAGTGACGCCTCCGAGGCCGCCAGCCTGCCCCCATCTGCGGGGAGGGCCACCCAAGTCCCGTGAGGCGGGCGGTGGGGGTGCCGTGACCTTTGGAAAATGCAGTCTGTCCTGCAAAGCGATCAAACAGCAGTGGAACAGAACCCAGACAACCAACAAACAAGGAGATCAGGAAACAAGCAGCACACGCAACCGAAGGAACCTTCCCCTCAGTCTACAGTTCCCAGCTCAGAGGCCCACGGGGCGCCGGGTCCCCAGAGAGGAGTGGGACGCCGGAAGGGATCttccaggggtggggagagggagaagcctcaGAAGCCCATACAGCAGACATGCACGGACACCTCAGGAAGAGAGAAGCCAGTCGGGGTCCTGGGCTTCCGGACGAGGCCGCtcggggagagcaggggaggtgaGACAGCCAGCCGGAAGGGAGCGCGGGACGCCAGACGCGAGAAAGACGCACGCTCTCGCCCCAGACGGGACACGATGTCCGCAGTGTCCACAGCGAGTTGGGACACAGAAAGCGCCCGGACTTCAGTCATAACCCCCAGAGGTACTGCTGAAAGATGACAGCACAATGCGTCCGCAGGCACAGCGGACAGAGGTGGGGTAAACACCAGCCCTGGAGCCTCGCTGGTGCAGGAACGCTCCCGCTCCGCCACCCCAGGCGAGCAAcgccacctctctgggcctccgagTCCCACCCGTAACTCGGGCTCGTAGTAATACGATCTTCCAGGACGGCAGTGACAACAGTGCCTGCGTAGACGCTTCTGTGTTGACGTCAGATCCGTTACATGCTGTGTATTTTATCTGTTATTCTGTAGGTAACTGATGGATCTGTGATAGTCAGCGTGTCATCTTGACACTGCTGAGCACGGCCAGCTACAAAATGTTACATAGAACCTCTTTCtatgaattttaaagataacaCTGCATACTTTCTAAAATCACAAAATTAGCATAAAAGCGTAGTGGGCACACCCCAAACTCCTGAATTGTCAGCCCCTGGGGCACTGGGGCCCCAGGACCAGGGGCAGGGCTAACGGAACGCCCCAAAGCCTGGCGCTGTGAAACAGCCATTTCACTACCGTCACGGATCGCACGGCCTGGAGGCTGCAGTGGGGCCCAGCGGGGCTGGCGTGTGTGTTCCACGCAGGGCGGCCTCCGCTGGGACGGTTCAGAGGCTCGTGTGCCAGCAGCATCCGCAGGCGTTTCTCCTCGCACACCTGGTGCCGGTTGTGGGCGAGGGTCCCAGCTGCACCCTACACGGGCCTCCCCACCGGGCCTCCGCCTGGGCTCATTTTGGCCCCCTCGAAACGCGGTCGCGGGCTTCCAAGAGCCAGTAGCTCAAGGGAGCGGCCTGGAAGCACGTGGTATCTGCATGACCTTGCTTTGGAAGTCGCCTGGCACCACTGTCCCCAGAGCCGGGGGGTGAAGGCTGTTGCAGAGGTCAGCCCAGGTCCCAGGGCAGAGACAGAGCGCCCCCCACCTGCGGGAGGAGGGCCAAGGTCGTGGGGTGCAAAGAGCAGGTGGGCCGAGAGACGCTCTCCTGCCATCGTTGGGGGGACAGTCGGCTACGTGGCCTAAGCTTTGTGGTAACGTTGCCGATTCTTAAAGGAAAGCCCTATGTCGCTGGCGCGATTCCTCTGAACGCACAGAAAGAGGCTGGTGGCTAGCAAGCCGCGACCCGTTCTAGGCCGTGGGCATCTCCGTGACGGTCATCATTGTATTCAgagttttctgcatttttttcttacgtctccaaaacaaaagaaagagtgactgaagctcagagagaagtGACTTGATCAAGGTCACGTAAGGTCACACTGCGGGGCCTGAAGCCAGGTCTCCTGAGGCCCCCGCTGCACTGATGCGGGAACGTGGGAGCGCCTGGCAGGGCCATGCGGAGAATGTGCCCGCGTGGTCACAGCCAGCTCGTTCCTCGGTTTCCCCGTTGTACGGAGAAAGAACTgacctctgtctctgtgtctgcgCCAGGCGAGCGGCATGACGGTGGTCTGACTCatgtcctccccctcctcccttcactTGCAGGGCGACTCTGGTGGACCCCTGGCCTGCGAGGAGGCCCCCAGCGTGTTTTACCTGGCGGGGATCGTGAGCTGGGGGGTCGGCTGTGCCCAGGCTGGGAGGCCCGGCGTGTACACGCGCATCACCAGGCTGAAGGGTTGGATCCTGGACACCATGTCTTCCgggcccctgcccagccctcccccGCCCGCCACGGGACCCCCGCCCTCCACCAGGCCTTCCTCCAGGACGGCGGCCGGCCCCACCGTCCCAGCGGTCCTGGCCAGCAGAGCCACCTTCCGGGCCACCAGCCAACCTGCCAGCAGGACCGCCGCCACCGCGAGCGCCACTGTGGGGGGACACACCCCACTTCCcagtgcccccagccccaccgTGGGCTTCCAGCCACCAGGTAGTGGGATGAACAGAGGGACGTGTGGGTGGCAGGGGCCCTGCGTCCGTCGTGACAATAGCAGACACTTGTTCTCTCCCGGagctggaggtcagaagtctgagtAGACGTggtcctctccctgtgtcctcagaCTCGTCCCTCTGCGTGTGTCCTCGTGTCCTCACTGCAACATGGCCCCCAGTGTCCTGGTTCTAATTCATCACCTCTTTAAAGTCTTGTGTCCAAATGTCACATTCCGAGCTCCCGGGGGCTGGGACGTAGATGTATGATTGTGGAGAGGACACAAGTCCGCCCATGAGACGTCCTGAAAGCTGGGACACAGGCCCGGGTGGGCAGCCCGGGTGGGCGGGTCTCCACTGCTCTGTCCATGCAGCGGGTGTTCACGGCACGTTCCTGCATGCGGGACCAGCCTGAGCTGCGGTGGGGAACTGGACGGGGAACCAGAGGCACAGTAAGATGGCGAGCGGGTTGAGGAGAGCAAGCCAACCCCACGGGCTCCTGCGCGGGGCCTCGGGGAGCGTCTTGGCTAGGGCGCAGCCCAGCTCTGCAGGACAGGCCCGCAGAGACGCTGACGGAGACTGCGCCTGTGCCTGTGCCGTCTCGGAGCGTGCCTCGGAAGGGGGGTTAAGGTCTTATTGAGTATTGACCAGAAGCGTATGGAACGTGTATTTGCAGGTCCAAAATAAACCCCATCGAATACAGCCGGGTTCACACAGGTCAAGCCAAGACCTGTCAGCAGGCCTTGGCTGCAGGGCCACTAAGGGGAGAACCAGGCCTGACTTCTGCGGGATGTGGGGTGTGTGTCTTAGCGACCGTCCCACCCCTCCCACCTGGCCTTGGTTTTGAGGAATGGGACGGTCACCTGAGCAGAACTCAGAGGGAAGGAAGTGTTTTTGCCATGGACACAGGGCTCTCTAGAGAAGGGTGatgtggggtggggcggggaccAGGGGCAGGGNNNNNNNNNNNNNNNNNNNNNNNNNNNNNNNNNNNNNNNNNNNNNNNNNNNNNNNNNNNNNNNNNNNNNNNNNNNNNNNNNNNNNNNNNNNNNNNNNNNNCCTTGCCCCCGGCCGCGCCCCGGGCCCACCCGGCTCCGTCTCGCCCGCAGGCTCGATGGCGCGGCAGCTGCAGAAGGCGGCAGTGCGCCTCCTCAGCGAGCAGACGTGCCGCCGCTTCTACCCGGTGCAGATCAGCAGCCGCATGCTGTGCGCCGGCTTCCCGCAGGGCGGCGTGGACAGCTGCTCGGTGAGCGCACTTGGCGGCGGAAGCGAGCGCTCCGCGGGGCCCGAGCCGCACCCGCGTAGGGCGGGGGTCGAGCGGCCAAGCGCTCATTGCCGCGAGACCTAccggccaggtgccccctccGGCGCCCACTTCTCCAGCCCGCCAAGCAGGGCACCGATCCCGGCCTCGAATTCTCACTCTACCACTGTTTATTGGGCATCTTGCCCCTGGGCCCTGCCGAGGAGGGACGGAAGGCTGGGCAGCGAGGCAGCGTGAGGTCCCGTTCTGCCGGGGTCAATGCCCAGTGTCCATAAATGTCTGCCAGCCGAAGGAGCGGGTGGTCCTAACACAACCCATTTCCCAAGAACCAGGAGGCTTCCGTGGAAAGTGGCCCGGGGCCCAAGGGCTGCTGTGGGGGAGACACTGGCCTGCTCTAaggcctttcctctctctcctccccagggtGACGCTGGGGGACCCCTGGCCTGCAGGGAGCCCTCTGGCCGGTGGGTGCTAACTGGGGTCACCAGCTGGGGTTACGGCTGCGGACGGCCCCACTTCCCGGGTGTCTATACTCGGGTGGCGGCCGTGAGAAGCTGGATCGGGCAGAACATCCAGGAGTGACCGGCCGTGGCTGCCCACGCCTGGGACAAGAGAGGTGAACGCACCAGGAAGCGGCCGGCCCCTCTGCCCAAGGAGGCGGCGGCTGGGGCGCGGGCGGGAGGTGAGGGGCTGCGGATAACCGGGTGCAGTCTTACTGCATATTTTGTTAGAATAAACAGTCCCTCGTCCCTAGCCTGCTGGCTCAGCACCTCCGCGTCACAGCCCGGCccgggggtgggaggaagggtgcGGGGGCGGGGACCACCCTCCCAGGCTTCGGTGccacagctggggtgggggctggccagCCTCCTCTTCCAAGGTCCCCTTCGTGCAAGCAATCTGTTCGCGGTCATCGCGGAAGCCGAGCTGcacagccgggggggggggggtgcgacTCAGTCCGGGGCACCGGGAACACGCGCTACCACCTCCCACTGAGACCCCCTGCATGGAAGAGCGACCGGGTTCTCTCCGCCCCTCCCTCATTTATTGGCCGCCCACGTCAGGAGGTCACAGCTCAGGTGGGGCCTGACCGCACCCCAGGTCCAAATGCGGATTCTCCGCCCAAGGCACGAGGTGAGCTGGTGCACACCAGGGCACGTGCCGCCGGGCTGCCGGCACTGGGCGAGGTCCCAGGGCCCCCCGAGACCCACGCTGCGCTTGCTGGCAGGCGGGAGGGGAGCAACGTCCCAGCGTCGCGGCGCCAGTCTCCTCCTCAGAAGCACGGGCAGGCAGGATGCACGAGCGGGCCCCCGCTTCGCAGAGAGCATTTATGGAAatggaatggggggtgggggccgggcGCGGCGGGGTCACATGTTGGCTCGTTCCCGCTGCAGCCGTGAGTTGTAGGCGCGGGACACGGTGTTCCAGGCATCCATGTAGCGGTCCATGCACATGGCGATGCACTTCTGCAGGCGGGGAGGGCGCGCGGCTCAGCTCCGGCCCCGGCCGGCGCGCCCACCCCGGGACGGCCGGGCTGCGCACGCGCAGGGGTCCCACCGCGACGCCCCGCTGGTCCGCGCACGCGCAGGTGCCTCCCCGCGGCCCCGGCAGTCTCACCTGTTCCGAGTTGTCCAGGGAGCCCCCCGGCTTCCCGATGCACTTCCGGAAGCACTTGTCCGTCATCCTCTGTGGGAACACGCGAGCTCAGCCGCGACACCCGCCCGCAGTGGACCCCACCGCCCTCAGCGCCCGCCCCGGCCCGCCCCCGGACCTGCAGCAGCTCCTGAGCGTTAGCCACGGCGATCTGCACCTTCACCTGCTCCATGATGAGCCCCGGGTCCAGCTTGCCGCCACCGGAGCTCCCGAAATCCGAGCCGAAGCCACCCTCCATGGCTCCGCAAAGTCAAACGAACTGAGACCACGTGCGCCGACCCGTACCCACGCCGGAAGTCGGCCGCCCAGGGCACCACGGGAAATGAAGTCCGGGCGTGCTGGGAGCGGAGCCGGGTCGGACTACAGCTCCCACAAGGCCGTGCACCCCCTTGCGCGCAAGCGCGGGCAGACACCGGCTCCCGCGCCGGCCGCGTGTGGCTCCGATAGGGCGCCGACGGGTGGGAGGTACCGGGGCCACCGAGGGGTCGTCCCCAATTCGCCTTGCGCGTCGCGCCGCGCATGCGTACGGGACGGGAGGCGCGTCACGTGACTGAATGCTTGCGCGGACACGGGAGGCTCGGGCAAACCAGCGGGGGTCTCCGGCTCTCCtcttgctggggggggggggcagctgtgTCATAGTGGACTCGGGGGCAGCACTTTAAAACCAAAATGTTTATTGGAGTGTTGTACAAAAAGTTTCCAGTCATAAAATGCATATTACAAATcattggagaaaaaaagaccacACGTTTGGCATGCAAGTTCGTGGACGCcgcccccagctccctgccttGCAGCCCGGCCCGGCGGCAGGGTGTGCTGGTGCTCCGGCGGGGGCGCGCCCTGGGGCCGCGGGGGCCAGACCGCACCCCGAGGGCCGCCGGGCCGCCACTAGCCCGGGAGGGGAACCGTCTCTGCGTCCTTTAAAGCGGCTTAAAGCTCAGAATGTGTGACAACTACGAGCTGTTTCCCAGGCCGACGTTGACGCTGTAACATGGCGTTCTACTCCGGATCTCCCAACACTTCCTTACCAACACCCCTCACCCACCTGCGGCCCCAGCGCCCCATcctcccccaggccagggccACCGGCTTGGAGAGCACAGCCGCCAGGAGCAAGCCCTACCCATGCATCTGGGGGCCCTGCCGGGCACAAGGGGGGCCATGAGCCCCGTCCACCCAGACTCCCAGGACACACAGCAGGATGTGGTCTAGGCCAGGGCACACTGTCCGGAGGACCCCAGCCCACCCTCCCGATGCCTCAGCCTCTGCACTCGAGGCCCGTACCGTGCGCCTGATTCCCGAGACGTGGGCGCGGGGGATGCACAGCCGGCGGCCCTCCTGGGAAAGGTCGTGCGCGGGGCAGGGCTGGCGCATCGCCAGGCGGGGCGAGCTCCCCAGGGCCCACCAGAAACGCGGGGAACAGCGGTGAGACCTTTCCGTCCACAAGGAGAACCGAGCTCATGGCCGGGGGACTCAGGTGGCCATGGAAATAACTAGACCTAAAGCAAGGGGCTGCGGGCAAATTCTCGATGCAGCAGAAGCCTCCGACCCTCCCGCCACAAGCAGTTTCCAAGGAAAGTGAGACGGGGGacagcccagggtggggggcaggtgcgCTGCTCCCGGCCTAGGGCAAGCTGTGAAGGGTCGGCACTCGGGCTGCTGTGTAAACGGGCTGCCTTCTGGGGGCAGCGTGCCTCATGGCTCAGTGTGACGTCTTTAAGACTTGAGCTGCACTTCCTGAAGGTATTTGCCGTCTGGGGCCTCAGAGATCACCGAGATAGCCCCCCTCAACTCCAGCTCCTTGGGGGGCTGTCCCAGTGAGGCTGGCATGAGGCCCGAAGTGGGATCCGGCAATCTGAGTACGaccaatgtaaaaaaataaatatccattaaaaaaataacttctgtgtATCTGTGCGGGAGGGGGTACAAAGGGTAAGCGATGCAGAGGGCGGCCGGCGGCCAAGCGCTGGACTAGGGCGCGTGGAGCCACCCTGTGGAATCAGCCGGCGCCGGCGTCTGTCTGAGAAAGAGCTAGGACAGTGGCACGCACAAGAACATACAGGAGACAGTGGGGTCGGGACTCAGCCCCATGCACAAGGCACAGAGTGGGAAAACGGGGTGTGGGCGGTCCAGTGGCTCGCGCTGAAGTCGCTCTTCTCacggagggagggcaggaagtaGCTGTTCCCCGGGGACAGCGGCTCTGAAACCTGGGCACTTGCTTCCGAGGTGGTCCACTTCCCCTTCCACCTGTCCCCTGGCCGTTTGTTTACCTGGTGACAAGTCTCCGAACAAAGCTGTCCTCGCTCCCTgggtttccatctctctctcctgccccattgGTCCTGCAAGCTTAGGAACTCGACTATAGAAAGCTCCAGAAACTCAAGGGCCAGACagccaggaaaggaaaagggggcCCACTGCAGAGCACCCCAATATGTGCACGGAAACGTGGCCTGCAGCCACACACCATCACCACAGAAAGGACTTACCAGAACCTTGGAGCCCAGGCTGGGCAGCCAAAACCTGCACCCTGGCCCCCAACACCTGTGCCTGGGCCACCAAAATTCCGCAGGGAtgtgcccaccccccaccccagattgGAACCTGGATTCTGGATTTGGTTTTTAGGGAGCTTCATAAAATGACTGAGGTTCTAGGCAGTCCTGCTCTCCATCCACTCAAGGCCCACAGGGCGGCTCCCGGAGGCGAGCCTTGGCCCCAGTCTGCGGTGGAGGCAGAGCCCGGCCCGGCCTTCCAGCCTCCACGCCCAGCCCATCAGCCAGTAGGTTCCTAGACCTTGAATTCAACCAAATGGTGAAATggggcaccaaaaaaaaaaaaaaaaaaaaaaagtctggccAGTGGCAATGAAGGAAGGGTCCGAGGAAGCCCACCAACAGGAAAGATCTCAGAGACCGCCCCCACGTTCTGGCAGTATGCTTAAAAATTCTCTAGAAATGTATCAAGGACTAAAGACAGCCAAtgatataaaaatagttttcagtGGCTCTGGGTAAAGACAGGTGATGAGGCGCGTTCCGTTCACATCACGCGGCAGCCTCTCGAGGTGGTCCTCGGGTCCCCCTGGAAAGAAAGGCCGGCAACCTAAGAGGCCCGTGCATGCCCACCCGGCCAGGCAGGTCCCCCGACCCCTGCCGGCGGGGGCCGGACCAGGGCCTGCGCGCCCCCCAGAACACCAGCTCCCAGCAATCTGATGGGGCCAGCAGCTTCAGCCTCAACTGTCCCTGTTCCAGAACCTTCCACGTCTCCCTTGGTTCTGTTCCGAGCTACACAGGCCATCACAACTTAAAGGTCAAGACACGAGTCTTGCCATGCAGAGAGGCTGCGGCACGGCCCCCGGGTCTCAGGAGCCCTTCCCCCCAAAACCATTACTGAAGCCCCAGGATCCCAGGTGGGAGGAGCGGAGGCGGCAGAGCCTGTTCACTGAGGACCCTCGAAGCTACACCGGAGCCGCCTGGAGGTGCTCGGGGCTCAACACCCCACTCCTGGGGGCCCCCGTGCCAGAACCCTGAGGTCCACACAGGGCGAGAGCCAGGAGGCAAGGGTATTCCCCCCACAGGCCATCTCGGGGGGGATGTGCAGCCCTGGCGGGAGGGGAATCCTGCCGGCGCGCACGGGTGCATCTGGACGGGGGTGCGTGTCCGGGCGTGTGTCCCCACGGGCCGCCTCGGGCCGCTACCTGTTGATGGAAAAGATCCTCCTCGCCAAATTCCGCCGGCTCCTCTTCTGCGTTGTCCCCGCTCTCCGCCTCCCGCACCACCGACCGCCTCACGGCTCTCGTGGCCACCTCCTGCGCGGGACAAGGGCCGTGGACGCTTGGCCCCTCGGGTCGCGGGGGCCCAGCCCGTCACGGCGGCAGCCAGGCCAGGGTGCTCCcgcccagcctctccccagcaaGAGCCACATCCCGCACCCAGGGTCACATGCCCCCTGGGCCCGCGGTGTGGTCTGGGGGAGACCCCAGGGCCAGGATGGCAGGGGGCTCCCAGCGAGGCTCAGGCACCCACCTCCCCGTCAGCATTGAGCAGGACGGTCCGGAAGCTCTCGCCCGTGCCCCAGCTGTTCTGGCTTTTCCACACGAGTGTCGAGGGGGGGCTGTGGACCACTCCCGCACCAGCTGCCCACACCTGGGGACACGGGAGGACCTCCCCATCAATACTGGC contains the following coding sequences:
- the TIMM13 gene encoding mitochondrial import inner membrane translocase subunit Tim13 isoform X2, with product MEGGFGSDFGSSGGGKLDPGLIMEQRMTDKCFRKCIGKPGGSLDNSEQKCIAMCMDRYMDAWNTVSRAYNSRLQRERANM
- the TIMM13 gene encoding mitochondrial import inner membrane translocase subunit Tim13 isoform X1, yielding MEGGFGSDFGSSGGGKLDPGLIMEQVKVQIAVANAQELLQRMTDKCFRKCIGKPGGSLDNSEQKCIAMCMDRYMDAWNTVSRAYNSRLQRERANM